The Spirochaetaceae bacterium genome has a segment encoding these proteins:
- a CDS encoding DUF6088 family protein, giving the protein MKSLPERIMGYAEAKPEATPIQAEDLLHFGDRAAVSRALSRLARSERLMRICRGIYMRPIQTRFGLRAPSLDQAITALASLWGETIVSNGGDAANWLGLTTQNAVRTVYLTSGPNRLLYFGAHQVKLLHAPRWQLAAAHGTAGTVIRAISWLGPREIERSLDAVLPKLSRNDMDELVAAQSVLPKWMAEPLSRRIASV; this is encoded by the coding sequence ATGAAGAGCCTGCCCGAGCGGATCATGGGGTACGCCGAAGCCAAGCCGGAGGCCACGCCGATACAGGCGGAGGACCTCCTGCACTTCGGTGACCGCGCGGCCGTGAGCCGGGCGCTCTCCCGCCTCGCACGTTCTGAGCGACTCATGCGGATCTGTCGTGGCATCTATATGCGCCCGATCCAGACCCGCTTCGGGCTTCGCGCACCCAGTCTGGACCAAGCCATCACCGCGCTCGCGAGCCTCTGGGGTGAGACCATCGTATCGAACGGCGGGGACGCGGCCAACTGGCTGGGTCTGACGACCCAGAACGCCGTACGCACGGTCTATCTCACTTCCGGCCCCAATCGTCTGCTGTATTTCGGGGCGCACCAGGTCAAACTGCTCCATGCCCCACGGTGGCAGCTGGCGGCCGCACACGGAACCGCCGGCACCGTCATCCGGGCGATCTCATGGCTTGGTCCGCGAGAGATTGAGAGAAGTCTGGATGCCGTGCTGCCGAAGCTCTCGCGGAACGACATGGACGAACTCGTCGCCGCACAGTCCGTCCTGCCCAAGTGGATGGCGGAGCCGTTGAGCAGGCGTATCGCGAGTGTCTGA
- a CDS encoding SDR family oxidoreductase, whose protein sequence is MISGGATVLPGRQTGRADDARPRRTTLVTGATGGIGEAVARRLATDGFKVYAGGRRKERLERLAGEIGGMALPFDVTAGMDVAAARAIVESGGAGLHVLVNAAGVFDLAPVVDTREGILVRNLSVNLAGAVNVTRAFLPGMLEAASGLVVNVGSVAGWRAFPDNAAYSASKYGLRGFHDVLLEELRGTGVRACLLEPGAVDTALWDPLDPDSAPHLPDRAHMLRPEDVARAVGFVAGLPGTVAVPLLRIERA, encoded by the coding sequence GTGATTTCGGGTGGAGCTACCGTGCTCCCCGGGCGCCAGACGGGACGGGCCGATGACGCGCGGCCACGCCGCACCACGCTGGTCACCGGTGCCACGGGAGGGATCGGCGAAGCGGTCGCGCGGAGGCTGGCCACCGACGGATTCAAGGTATATGCGGGCGGACGCCGCAAGGAACGCCTGGAGCGGCTGGCAGGCGAGATCGGCGGGATGGCCCTCCCCTTCGACGTGACCGCCGGGATGGATGTGGCGGCTGCGCGGGCCATCGTGGAGTCCGGGGGCGCAGGGCTGCACGTGCTCGTTAACGCCGCGGGCGTCTTCGACCTGGCACCGGTGGTTGACACCCGCGAGGGGATCCTGGTCCGGAACCTGTCAGTGAACCTGGCCGGGGCCGTGAATGTTACACGGGCATTTCTGCCGGGAATGCTCGAGGCAGCGTCAGGGCTGGTCGTCAACGTGGGGTCTGTGGCTGGCTGGCGGGCCTTCCCGGACAATGCCGCCTACTCCGCCTCCAAGTACGGCTTGCGCGGCTTCCACGACGTGCTGCTCGAGGAACTGCGGGGCACCGGCGTCAGGGCGTGCCTGCTGGAGCCGGGGGCCGTGGATACCGCGCTGTGGGATCCGCTTGACCCGGACTCGGCGCCTCACCTGCCCGATCGCGCCCATATGCTGCGCCCCGAGGATGTGGCGCGTGCCGTGGGTTTCGTCGCGGGCCTGCCCGGGACCGTCGCGGTCCCGCTGCTCAGGATCGAGCGCGCGTGA
- a CDS encoding 6-carboxytetrahydropterin synthase: MPRVRITRRLHFCAAHRLAREDWSEERNRRVFGDCANPNWHGHNYDLEVTVAGPVDEETGYVMDLGALKALVNRLVVDDLDHSNLNLDVPWLEGIIPSTENLAVAIWERIVAHIPAPAALDRVVLWETPRQWAEYRGE, translated from the coding sequence ATGCCGCGTGTCCGCATCACCCGGCGCCTGCACTTCTGCGCCGCCCACCGCCTGGCCCGCGAGGACTGGAGCGAGGAAAGGAACCGGCGCGTCTTCGGGGACTGCGCCAACCCGAACTGGCACGGCCACAACTACGACCTGGAGGTGACCGTGGCCGGCCCGGTTGACGAGGAGACCGGGTACGTCATGGATCTGGGAGCGCTGAAGGCCCTCGTGAACCGCCTCGTGGTGGACGACCTGGATCACAGCAACCTCAACCTCGATGTCCCGTGGCTGGAGGGCATCATCCCGTCCACCGAGAACCTGGCGGTGGCCATCTGGGAGCGGATCGTGGCGCACATTCCGGCGCCGGCCGCGCTGGACAGGGTGGTGTTGTGGGAGACGCCGCGGCAGTGGGCGGAGTATCGCGGTGAGTGA